The following is a genomic window from Shewanella avicenniae.
TCGCCGCGCAATTTGCAGCGGGCACGGTGACTGAATCTGCGCTTGCCAGCGCTGAAGCGGTTGTGGCAACTGTGCAAGCGCAGCTACCAATAGCCCATGCGTCAAAACAAAATGCCTTGTTCGAACTTGCAGCGTTACTCGGGCTTACCCCCGCGGAAGCTCCGCAAGATCTGCAAAGTTGTACGCTGCCGCCGCAAGTCGCACTGGCATTGCCAGTCGGGGATGGTACTGAACTGCTAAGGCGTCGGCCGGATTTGCGTCAAGCGGAGCAAACATTGGCGGCGGATATTGTGCGTATTGGCGTGGCTATGGCGGATTTGTACCCGCGAATAAGCTTGGGCGCTTCTGCGAATTACTTACAAAACGATGTGGTTAGCGGTAGCGATAGTCTGAGTTATGGCATCGGGCCACTTATCTCGTGGAACTTTCCTAACACTTTGGCGGCAAGAGCCCGTTTAGCACAGGCGAAAGCGCAGGCTCAGGTTTCGGTCGCCGCTTTTGATGGGCTAGTGGTCAACGCGCTGAAAGAAGTAGAGCAAGCATTGACGTCACTCAATGCGGTGACGGCGCAACAACAATCGCTTGCACGCGCTGAACAGCAAGCCACGCGCGCTTATAACTTGGATAAGGTGCGCTTTGATGTTGGCGCGATTGCGCATGTGGATCTGCTAGTGAGTCAACGCAATATGCTCGACAGTCGTACCGCAAATGCGCAGGCGCAAGTTACGCTTACCAACGCGCAGGTTAATCTGTTTAAAGCGCTTGGTGGTGGCTGGCAGCAGGCTGCAGGGGTTACCGTCAAAGCGAATTAACCATCTGTTAATGAGTTATATTGGTAAAGGCCATTCATTTTGATGAATGGCCTTTTGTCTTTTTGGCACTCAGCTTAGATGTATTTTTAAGCAGCGTTTATGTAAACGCTTACAGTTTAATGGTGTAACTCAAGTAGATGGATCTGTGTCAAAGCGTTATGGTGCGCTATCATGCGAATGTTTAGGGCTAATTTAGCGAGTAATGAAGTGGTAGGAATAAACAGCGTTTTTCGCTTGGTTGCTCAAATGGCTCATTCTCTGGCGCTACGCTATTTATCGTTTTGCTTATATTTTTTGTCATGCTGCCGAGGTGGCAGGACATATCGTTATTGAATATGAACCTACAATTATCGCAACAAAATCTCGCCGTTACCTTATTTAAAGCCACATGGCCTATGGTGTTTGGTGTGCTTTCCATTATGAGTTTTCAACTGGTGGATAGTGCGTTTATTGGGCAGCTTGGCGTCATCCCGTTGGCGTTACAAGGCTTCACGATGCCGCTGCAGATGGTGATCATTGGCGTACAAGTGGGATTCGGCATTGCCGCTACCGTGTTGATCGCCAAACGTTTGGGAGCAAATCAAACTGGCCAAGCGAAGCAGATGGCAGGCTTGGTGGTGAGTTTAGGCTCCACCGTTATCGGGATTGTGTGTTGCTTGCTTTATCTCTGCCGTTTTCCGCTATTGACGGCATTAGGTGCAACTGAAGCGGTTCATCCTCTTGTCAGCGGTTATTGGGCATGGTGGGGCTTGAGTGCTTGGCTTGGTGCATTACAGTATTTTCTCTATAGTGTGTGCCGCGCCAACGGCAATACCATGTTGCCCGGTATAATGATGGTGGTGACCAGCGTATTGAATATCGCGCTTGATCCACTGTTTATCTTTGTGTTTGGTTGGGGAATTAACGGCGCCGCTATTGCTACCTGTGTATCTTTCTTTATCGGCATTCTGCTGGTGGCATATCGACTGAAACATTCACACTGGCTCAGTTTTCAACGTGGCGAATTGGCGATTAAGCGTGCGCTCAGCCAAATAGGCCATATTTTCTTTCCGGCGGTGATGAGTCAATTGATGCCGTCACTTTCGGCAATTTTGGCCACTAAGTTGTTGGCCAGCTTTGGCGCTGCTGCTGTCGCTGCGTGGGGGCTGGGTTCGCGCGTAGAATTCTTTGCCATCGTCGTGGTGTTGGCCTTGACCATGTCATTGCCGCCGATGATCAGTCACGCACTTGGTGCAGGGAAGTTTGACCGGATCACTCAGCTGGTGCGTATCGCATTATTGTTTGTGCTCGGCTGGCAGTTGCTGATTGCCGTTATCATATGGCTCGGGGCCGATAGCTTAGCGCAATTGATGAGCGCAGAAGGTGAGGTCAGTGCCATCCTTCGGCAGCATCTGTTAATTGTACCGTTCAGTTTAGGTGCATTAGGCTGCTGCATGATTCTGGTGTCGGTGTCGAACGCGCTCGGCAAGTCTTACAATGCTTTGCTGATCTCGGTCGTGAGGCTATTTGTGTTGTTTTTGCCTTGCATTTGGCTAGGAGCGCAGCTGGGCGGGATCATGGGGATTTTTGTTGGTGCATTTGCGGGTAACTTATTTGCTGGTAGTTTTGCCTATCTGTCTTATCGTAAAACAATGGCCAAGTTAACTTTGCAATCGTAACCCGCATAGCGGCGGTTAGCTGGTATCTTGTTTTCGCTTCATGTTACTATCGCCGGCCGTTTTAAGTTGGACTCGCTTGTTTGCTTAGGCGAAGCCGATGAATAATGGCCTAACTTGCTTTGGGTATTGCGCCGATATTGTGCGCTAGTTATCCATATCCTCAGATTGAATTTCGTTTAAGAGATTCTGTTAACTGTTGTTTTGTATCCAGAATTCATCAATCTTTTTGGTTGTAGGATTCGTTAATTAGGCTGTCTTTTTTCATCTGTATTCTGCTTTTGTACTGAATCTTTGCCTGAGGGATTGATCCTAAAGCGTGATCCAGTCGATACTCTTTCGAGCCCATTTTTATCAGTCAAATATGAATTCATGTTGTCTGTCACCGTTGTTAATGTGAACAAGGGACTGTAATGATTGAACAAATTACCGGAATGTTGGCGCTAATTGGCGTGTTGTCACTATTGTGTCAGTGGTTAGGCTGGCAATTGCGGCTACCTGCGATTTTACCTTTGCTCTGCTGCGGCTTATTAGTCGGCCCTGGGTTGGGGTGGCTCGATCCTGATGCGATTTTTGGCAACCTGCTGTTTCCGCTTATTTCTCTCGGGGTGGCAATCATTCTGTTTGAAGGCGCACTTACTCTAAATTTCAAAGAGATCCGCGATCATGGCCGTATGGTGACCCACTTGGTGACCATCGGGGCCGCTGTGACTTGGTTGTGCATCAGTATGGCATCTTGGTGCCTATTTGACTTTACGCCTTCAATTGCGTTGTTGTTTGGCGCATTGGTTGTAGTAACGGGGCCAACGGTGATTGTGCCTATGTTACGCACGGTCAGACCCAAATCTGAGCTTTCTAGCATTCTTCGCTGGGAAGGGATTGTCATCGACCCGATCGGCGCCTTAATTGCGGTATTGGTGTACGAATACATTACCGTGAGTTCGGATCAAACCTCACACGTGTTAATCGCACTGGGCTCTATGTTGGGTATCGGTTTGGGAGCCGGCGCGTTAGCAGGCTATCTGCTGGGTTGGGTGTTGCGGCGTAACATTTTACCGCATTACCTCACCAATACTGCCGTATTGACCGTAACCCTTGGGGTGTTTGTCGGCTCGAATTTGCTACAGGAAGAATCGGGTCTGCTAACTGTGACCGTGATGGGGATCTGGCTGGCGAACATGCGTGGCGTATCGACCCAGTCGATCATTGAATTTAAAGAAACGCTGACGGTATTGCTGATCTCTGCACTGTTTATTTTGTTGGCGGCGCGATTGAATTCTGATGCGATGTTGAACCTTGGCTGGCAAGGACTTGTGTTACTGCTGGTGGTGTTGTTCATCGCACGGCCATTAAGCATTTGGATTTCAGGGTTTGGAACTTCGCTAAGTTCTCGCGACAAATGGTTTTTAAGTTGGATTGCCCCCCGCGGGATTGTCGCCGCGGCAGTGAGCTCACTGTTTGCAATTAAACTCGAACAACGCGGTGTTGATGGTGCTGATATGTTGGTGCCATTGGCGTTCTTAATCATCATTGGCACGGTAGTTATTCAATCGCTTACCGCGCGAAGATGGGCGCAGCATTTGGGGGTCACGGCGAAATCTGCTCAAGGTATTTTGATCTTTGGCGGCTCTAAATTTGCCCGAGA
Proteins encoded in this region:
- a CDS encoding efflux transporter outer membrane subunit, whose product is MGNRHNALRLTRLRPLALLLPLVLAGCNTAPNSAEYAPKSMNTGEFVSHLNGQTALQPLPNDWWQLYQDERLNQLVRQALNANNDLRVAEANLRRTQALLQQTSADRLPATTLSAGATYGDATQGASDDQWSETAGLSVAWEADFWGRIRQAIDAAEADVAAEQAARDMVRVTVAAETTRAYLNLCAYGNQLNVVEASLANSKTQRDIIAAQFAAGTVTESALASAEAVVATVQAQLPIAHASKQNALFELAALLGLTPAEAPQDLQSCTLPPQVALALPVGDGTELLRRRPDLRQAEQTLAADIVRIGVAMADLYPRISLGASANYLQNDVVSGSDSLSYGIGPLISWNFPNTLAARARLAQAKAQAQVSVAAFDGLVVNALKEVEQALTSLNAVTAQQQSLARAEQQATRAYNLDKVRFDVGAIAHVDLLVSQRNMLDSRTANAQAQVTLTNAQVNLFKALGGGWQQAAGVTVKAN
- a CDS encoding MATE family efflux transporter produces the protein MNLQLSQQNLAVTLFKATWPMVFGVLSIMSFQLVDSAFIGQLGVIPLALQGFTMPLQMVIIGVQVGFGIAATVLIAKRLGANQTGQAKQMAGLVVSLGSTVIGIVCCLLYLCRFPLLTALGATEAVHPLVSGYWAWWGLSAWLGALQYFLYSVCRANGNTMLPGIMMVVTSVLNIALDPLFIFVFGWGINGAAIATCVSFFIGILLVAYRLKHSHWLSFQRGELAIKRALSQIGHIFFPAVMSQLMPSLSAILATKLLASFGAAAVAAWGLGSRVEFFAIVVVLALTMSLPPMISHALGAGKFDRITQLVRIALLFVLGWQLLIAVIIWLGADSLAQLMSAEGEVSAILRQHLLIVPFSLGALGCCMILVSVSNALGKSYNALLISVVRLFVLFLPCIWLGAQLGGIMGIFVGAFAGNLFAGSFAYLSYRKTMAKLTLQS
- a CDS encoding cation:proton antiporter, which encodes MIEQITGMLALIGVLSLLCQWLGWQLRLPAILPLLCCGLLVGPGLGWLDPDAIFGNLLFPLISLGVAIILFEGALTLNFKEIRDHGRMVTHLVTIGAAVTWLCISMASWCLFDFTPSIALLFGALVVVTGPTVIVPMLRTVRPKSELSSILRWEGIVIDPIGALIAVLVYEYITVSSDQTSHVLIALGSMLGIGLGAGALAGYLLGWVLRRNILPHYLTNTAVLTVTLGVFVGSNLLQEESGLLTVTVMGIWLANMRGVSTQSIIEFKETLTVLLISALFILLAARLNSDAMLNLGWQGLVLLLVVLFIARPLSIWISGFGTSLSSRDKWFLSWIAPRGIVAAAVSSLFAIKLEQRGVDGADMLVPLAFLIIIGTVVIQSLTARRWAQHLGVTAKSAQGILIFGGSKFARDLAKILVSKGIKVIIADSNWDNVRLARMDNIQVYFGNPVSEHANNFLDLGGIGKVLILSPYQQLNPVVYFHFQDIFGPERVYGVNTTDASASARHQLSESYLSRMCLFSDSVSYSKLASLMSRDAVLKSTNLTDNFSYQMFLERYGESVIPLIYMKGGKVHMITTETTSVPNGVELISLIPKEAMEHQQKKAAEEKELKELQEKEKLQLEDTDIEAQA